From the Hylaeus volcanicus isolate JK05 chromosome 4, UHH_iyHylVolc1.0_haploid, whole genome shotgun sequence genome, one window contains:
- the LOC128874957 gene encoding protein bride of sevenless isoform X2, whose protein sequence is MTRMLAKVTILLTLLRLGLSLEDRAMCSRNRSMIETPGDAVLSLFLDINHGPYCNVTSAKGLQEITTAFYVAHALNKYEFIPGLSLGLKVFDTCHDEMTVFKQSLQAAVDSDCTDRYEMGILLPSEYNAILEPIRNYSVLPISTYEDQNLTKPLLNLMVHYLSTRFEIVDLLLVDSEFALNFFLDATKEAGICVKNYAKNVELDEGDTEAVIAVIGGRNDARQWIEKGEKLQGPRKTWIVLPLDGSNVDDLIPLGSYVVRTPPFNLDLLQDVSSTDDFLAAAGNTVIHSSHLLGVGKAVFELAQVLQDLQRRNCPRRTETTCLLPRFNPHTAPETRNSDVYNALRILPRLHSIKYIVAMRTQQELIDMATYRVEPANLKFRVTPESRVPKMPKLCLKKYARNCEDCLNFKKRFGARGVITDTLDRGLLKSGNWIPIFLTVVVCGTFACGVIAVFIIYRFIAEDVLDGNPALTIVLILANIFTLLTVLPFCINDYYVGAEALNSRKILVTTLAFGIDFSVMLSRAFFLVFSKGGVFTAHINGYLQGLMVFFMFGVQFAISIMFFVLSDEDSAVVARSLLFIALLGYDIFLLVTLFVVCFFIARLPRNYREGKCFFGTSIGLLITWAIWLTCFILVEPECRDMVVSFGIVATAYLIIIGVLVPRTYYMVTHLARGKEYGQRFGSTDLGHDPRINSIMRQTRPFYDYVHPAGGSVTNLQVAPAYPNYYGSSSPNQKYLTHSRSPDSRRIPGYNNYGFHTEMRESRTSPGERSSVNSAYARPKCHRKKKTKNEKDFVETDVYVESNHGTARRSHDEMYPVRSVSPRLTQMEATIREEDEEDNVTRITRF, encoded by the exons ATGACGAGGATGTTGGCCAAGGTCACGATCCTGCTGACTCTTCTTCGGCTGGGGCTGTCGCTGGAGGATCGAGCCATGTGCTCCAGGAATCGCAGTATGATCGAGACCCCTGGCGATGCTGTGCTGTCCC TGTTCCTGGACATCAACCATGGACCCTACTGCAACGTCACGTCTGCCAAGGGTCTCCAAGAAATCACCACGGCCTTTTACGTGGCGCACGCTCTGAATAAGTACGAGTTCATCCCTGGTCTTTCGCTAG GCTTGAAGGTCTTCGACACCTGCCACGACGAGATGACGGTGTTCAAGCAATCCTTGCAAGCAGCAGTGGACTCCGACTGCACAGATCGCTACGAGATGGGGATCCTGTTGCCATCCGAGTACAACGCGATCCTGGAACCCATACGCAACTATAGCGTCTTGCCCATCAGCACATACGAGGACCAGAACCTGACCAAGCCTTTATTAAACCTGATGGTGCACTACCTCAGCACCAGGTTCGAAATCGTCGACCTGTTGCTGGTCGACTCCGAATTCGCGTTGAACTTCTTCCTGGACGCCACCAAGGAGGCCGGCATCTGCGTGAAAAACTACGCGAAGAATGTGGAGCTGGACGAAGGCGACACGGAGGCCGTGATAGCTGTTATCGGCGGGAGGAACGACGCTCGACAGTGGATCGAGAAGGGTGAGAAGCTCCAAGGACCCAGGAAGACGTGGATCGTCCTGCCGTTGGATGGGTCCAACGTGGACG ATCTCATACCTCTAGGATCCTACGTGGTGAGAACGCCACCCTTCAACCTGGACCTACTTCAGGACGTGTCCTCGACGGACGATTTCCTCGCAGCGGCAGGGAACACGGTGATCCACTCGTCGCACCTTCTAGGCGTCGGCAAAGCTGTGTTCGAGTTGGCGCAGGTCCTCCAGGACCTCCAGAGGCGGAACTGTCCTCGCAGAACGGAGACCACCTGCCTCCTGCCGCGGTTCAATCCTCACACAGCTCCAGAGACCCGCAACTCCGACGTGTACAACGCTCTTCGTATACTGCCGAGGCTCCACTCCATCAAGTACATCGTGGCGATGAGGACTCAGCAGGAATTGATCGACATGGCCACCTACAGGGTGGAGCCGGCGAATCTCAAGTTTAGGGTCACGCCAGAGTCCAGGGTGCCCAAAATGCCCAAGCTCTGCTTGAAGAAGTACGCCAGGAACTGCGAGGACTGCCTGAACTTCAAGAAGAGGTTCGGTGCACGCGGTGTGATCACAG ATACACTCGACAGGGGTTTATTAAAGTCGGGCAACTGGATACCAATTTTCCTGACGGTGGTGGTGTGCGGCACATTCGCCTGCGGCGTGATTGCCGTCTTCATTATCTACCGCTTCATCGCGGAGGACGTCCTCGATGGGAATCCAGCGCTAACGATCGTCCTGATACTGGCGAACATTTTCACGCTGCTGACGGTCCTTCCGTTCTGCATCAACGACTACTACGTAGGAGCAGAGGCACTCAACTCCAGAAAGATCCTGGTGACGACCCTAGCCTTCGGAATCGACTTCTCCGTGATGCTATCCAGGGCCTTCTTCTTGGTGTTCTCCAAGGGTGGAGTGTTCACTGCTCACATCAACGGATACCTGCAAGGCTTGATGGTGTTTTTCATGTTTGGCGTGCAGTTCGCCATATCGATCATGTTCTTTGTCCTCAGCGACGAAGACTCCGCCGTCGTCGCGAGGAGCCTTCTCTTCATTGCTCTGCTGG GTTACGACATATTTCTACTGGTGACGTTGTTCGTGGTGTGCTTTTTTATCGCCCGATTGCCGCGCAATTATCGCGAAGGGAAGTGTTTCTTCGGGACCTCCATCGGTCTGCTGATCACCTGGGCCATCTGGCTGACCTGTTTCATCTTGGTGGAACCAGAGTGCCGGGACATGGTGGTCTCCTTCGGCATCGTCGCCACGGCGTACTTGATCATCATCGGGGTCCTCGTACCGAGGACTTATTACATGGTCACCCACCTGGCCAGGGGGAAGGAGTATGGCCAAAGATTTGGATCGACCGATTTGGGCCACGATCCAAGGATCAACTCGATCATGAGACAG ACACGTCCGTTTTACGATTACGTGCACCCAGCTGGAGGAAGCGTGACGAACCTGCAGGTCGCGCCCGCGTACCCGAATTACTATGGCAGCTCCAGCCCGAACCAGAAGTACCTGACCCACTCGAGGAGCCCCGACTCGAGGAGGATCCCCGGGTACAACAACTACGGATTCCACACGGAGATGCGAGAA TCAAGAACGAGCCCTGGGGAAAGGAGCAGCGTGAATTCCGCGTACGCCCGCCCCAAGTGCCacaggaagaagaaaacgaagaacgAGAAAGACTTCGTCGAGACAGACGTCTACGTCGAGAGTAACCACGGGACCGCGAGGAGATCCCACGATGAGATGTATCCCGTGAGATCCGTCAGCCCAAGATTGACGCAAATGGAGGCGACCATCCGCGAGGAGGACGAAGAGGACAACGTAACGAGGATAACGCGATTCTGA
- the LOC128874957 gene encoding protein bride of sevenless isoform X1, with product MTRMLAKVTILLTLLRLGLSLEDRAMCSRNRSMIETPGDAVLSLFLDINHGPYCNVTSAKGLQEITTAFYVAHALNKYEFIPGLSLGLKVFDTCHDEMTVFKQSLQAAVDSDCTDRYEMGILLPSEYNAILEPIRNYSVLPISTYEDQNLTKPLLNLMVHYLSTRFEIVDLLLVDSEFALNFFLDATKEAGICVKNYAKNVELDEGDTEAVIAVIGGRNDARQWIEKGEKLQGPRKTWIVLPLDGSNVDDLIPLGSYVVRTPPFNLDLLQDVSSTDDFLAAAGNTVIHSSHLLGVGKAVFELAQVLQDLQRRNCPRRTETTCLLPRFNPHTAPETRNSDVYNALRILPRLHSIKYIVAMRTQQELIDMATYRVEPANLKFRVTPESRVPKMPKLCLKKYARNCEDCLNFKKRFGARGVITDTLDRGLLKSGNWIPIFLTVVVCGTFACGVIAVFIIYRFIAEDVLDGNPALTIVLILANIFTLLTVLPFCINDYYVGAEALNSRKILVTTLAFGIDFSVMLSRAFFLVFSKGGVFTAHINGYLQGLMVFFMFGVQFAISIMFFVLSDEDSAVVARSLLFIALLGYDIFLLVTLFVVCFFIARLPRNYREGKCFFGTSIGLLITWAIWLTCFILVEPECRDMVVSFGIVATAYLIIIGVLVPRTYYMVTHLARGKEYGQRFGSTDLGHDPRINSIMRQTRPFYDYVHPAGGSVTNLQVAPAYPNYYGSSSPNQKYLTHSRSPDSRRIPGYNNYGFHTEMREVNNAYKIPQVCIEDADSRTSPGERSSVNSAYARPKCHRKKKTKNEKDFVETDVYVESNHGTARRSHDEMYPVRSVSPRLTQMEATIREEDEEDNVTRITRF from the exons ATGACGAGGATGTTGGCCAAGGTCACGATCCTGCTGACTCTTCTTCGGCTGGGGCTGTCGCTGGAGGATCGAGCCATGTGCTCCAGGAATCGCAGTATGATCGAGACCCCTGGCGATGCTGTGCTGTCCC TGTTCCTGGACATCAACCATGGACCCTACTGCAACGTCACGTCTGCCAAGGGTCTCCAAGAAATCACCACGGCCTTTTACGTGGCGCACGCTCTGAATAAGTACGAGTTCATCCCTGGTCTTTCGCTAG GCTTGAAGGTCTTCGACACCTGCCACGACGAGATGACGGTGTTCAAGCAATCCTTGCAAGCAGCAGTGGACTCCGACTGCACAGATCGCTACGAGATGGGGATCCTGTTGCCATCCGAGTACAACGCGATCCTGGAACCCATACGCAACTATAGCGTCTTGCCCATCAGCACATACGAGGACCAGAACCTGACCAAGCCTTTATTAAACCTGATGGTGCACTACCTCAGCACCAGGTTCGAAATCGTCGACCTGTTGCTGGTCGACTCCGAATTCGCGTTGAACTTCTTCCTGGACGCCACCAAGGAGGCCGGCATCTGCGTGAAAAACTACGCGAAGAATGTGGAGCTGGACGAAGGCGACACGGAGGCCGTGATAGCTGTTATCGGCGGGAGGAACGACGCTCGACAGTGGATCGAGAAGGGTGAGAAGCTCCAAGGACCCAGGAAGACGTGGATCGTCCTGCCGTTGGATGGGTCCAACGTGGACG ATCTCATACCTCTAGGATCCTACGTGGTGAGAACGCCACCCTTCAACCTGGACCTACTTCAGGACGTGTCCTCGACGGACGATTTCCTCGCAGCGGCAGGGAACACGGTGATCCACTCGTCGCACCTTCTAGGCGTCGGCAAAGCTGTGTTCGAGTTGGCGCAGGTCCTCCAGGACCTCCAGAGGCGGAACTGTCCTCGCAGAACGGAGACCACCTGCCTCCTGCCGCGGTTCAATCCTCACACAGCTCCAGAGACCCGCAACTCCGACGTGTACAACGCTCTTCGTATACTGCCGAGGCTCCACTCCATCAAGTACATCGTGGCGATGAGGACTCAGCAGGAATTGATCGACATGGCCACCTACAGGGTGGAGCCGGCGAATCTCAAGTTTAGGGTCACGCCAGAGTCCAGGGTGCCCAAAATGCCCAAGCTCTGCTTGAAGAAGTACGCCAGGAACTGCGAGGACTGCCTGAACTTCAAGAAGAGGTTCGGTGCACGCGGTGTGATCACAG ATACACTCGACAGGGGTTTATTAAAGTCGGGCAACTGGATACCAATTTTCCTGACGGTGGTGGTGTGCGGCACATTCGCCTGCGGCGTGATTGCCGTCTTCATTATCTACCGCTTCATCGCGGAGGACGTCCTCGATGGGAATCCAGCGCTAACGATCGTCCTGATACTGGCGAACATTTTCACGCTGCTGACGGTCCTTCCGTTCTGCATCAACGACTACTACGTAGGAGCAGAGGCACTCAACTCCAGAAAGATCCTGGTGACGACCCTAGCCTTCGGAATCGACTTCTCCGTGATGCTATCCAGGGCCTTCTTCTTGGTGTTCTCCAAGGGTGGAGTGTTCACTGCTCACATCAACGGATACCTGCAAGGCTTGATGGTGTTTTTCATGTTTGGCGTGCAGTTCGCCATATCGATCATGTTCTTTGTCCTCAGCGACGAAGACTCCGCCGTCGTCGCGAGGAGCCTTCTCTTCATTGCTCTGCTGG GTTACGACATATTTCTACTGGTGACGTTGTTCGTGGTGTGCTTTTTTATCGCCCGATTGCCGCGCAATTATCGCGAAGGGAAGTGTTTCTTCGGGACCTCCATCGGTCTGCTGATCACCTGGGCCATCTGGCTGACCTGTTTCATCTTGGTGGAACCAGAGTGCCGGGACATGGTGGTCTCCTTCGGCATCGTCGCCACGGCGTACTTGATCATCATCGGGGTCCTCGTACCGAGGACTTATTACATGGTCACCCACCTGGCCAGGGGGAAGGAGTATGGCCAAAGATTTGGATCGACCGATTTGGGCCACGATCCAAGGATCAACTCGATCATGAGACAG ACACGTCCGTTTTACGATTACGTGCACCCAGCTGGAGGAAGCGTGACGAACCTGCAGGTCGCGCCCGCGTACCCGAATTACTATGGCAGCTCCAGCCCGAACCAGAAGTACCTGACCCACTCGAGGAGCCCCGACTCGAGGAGGATCCCCGGGTACAACAACTACGGATTCCACACGGAGATGCGAGAAGTGAATAACGCTTACAAAATACCGCAAGTCTGCATCGAGGATGCGGAC TCAAGAACGAGCCCTGGGGAAAGGAGCAGCGTGAATTCCGCGTACGCCCGCCCCAAGTGCCacaggaagaagaaaacgaagaacgAGAAAGACTTCGTCGAGACAGACGTCTACGTCGAGAGTAACCACGGGACCGCGAGGAGATCCCACGATGAGATGTATCCCGTGAGATCCGTCAGCCCAAGATTGACGCAAATGGAGGCGACCATCCGCGAGGAGGACGAAGAGGACAACGTAACGAGGATAACGCGATTCTGA
- the LOC128874957 gene encoding protein bride of sevenless isoform X3 — MTRMLAKVTILLTLLRLGLSLEDRAMCSRNRSMIETPGDAVLSLFLDINHGPYCNVTSAKGLQEITTAFYVAHALNKYEFIPGLSLGLKVFDTCHDEMTVFKQSLQAAVDSDCTDRYEMGILLPSEYNAILEPIRNYSVLPISTYEDQNLTKPLLNLMVHYLSTRFEIVDLLLVDSEFALNFFLDATKEAGICVKNYAKNVELDEGDTEAVIAVIGGRNDARQWIEKGEKLQGPRKTWIVLPLDGSNVDDLIPLGSYVVRTPPFNLDLLQDVSSTDDFLAAAGNTVIHSSHLLGVGKAVFELAQVLQDLQRRNCPRRTETTCLLPRFNPHTAPETRNSDVYNALRILPRLHSIKYIVAMRTQQELIDMATYRVEPANLKFRVTPESRVPKMPKLCLKKYARNCEDCLNFKKRFGARGVITDTLDRGLLKSGNWIPIFLTVVVCGTFACGVIAVFIIYRFIAEDVLDGNPALTIVLILANIFTLLTVLPFCINDYYVGAEALNSRKILVTTLAFGIDFSVMLSRAFFLVFSKGGVFTAHINGYLQGLMVFFMFGVQFAISIMFFVLSDEDSAVVARSLLFIALLGYDIFLLVTLFVVCFFIARLPRNYREGKCFFGTSIGLLITWAIWLTCFILVEPECRDMVVSFGIVATAYLIIIGVLVPRTYYMVTHLARGKEYGQRFGSTDLGHDPRINSIMRQTRPFYDYVHPAGGSVTNLQVAPAYPNYYGSSSPNQKYLTHSRSPDSRRIPGYNNYGFHTEMRENEPWGKEQREFRVRPPQVPQEEENEERERLRRDRRLRRE, encoded by the exons ATGACGAGGATGTTGGCCAAGGTCACGATCCTGCTGACTCTTCTTCGGCTGGGGCTGTCGCTGGAGGATCGAGCCATGTGCTCCAGGAATCGCAGTATGATCGAGACCCCTGGCGATGCTGTGCTGTCCC TGTTCCTGGACATCAACCATGGACCCTACTGCAACGTCACGTCTGCCAAGGGTCTCCAAGAAATCACCACGGCCTTTTACGTGGCGCACGCTCTGAATAAGTACGAGTTCATCCCTGGTCTTTCGCTAG GCTTGAAGGTCTTCGACACCTGCCACGACGAGATGACGGTGTTCAAGCAATCCTTGCAAGCAGCAGTGGACTCCGACTGCACAGATCGCTACGAGATGGGGATCCTGTTGCCATCCGAGTACAACGCGATCCTGGAACCCATACGCAACTATAGCGTCTTGCCCATCAGCACATACGAGGACCAGAACCTGACCAAGCCTTTATTAAACCTGATGGTGCACTACCTCAGCACCAGGTTCGAAATCGTCGACCTGTTGCTGGTCGACTCCGAATTCGCGTTGAACTTCTTCCTGGACGCCACCAAGGAGGCCGGCATCTGCGTGAAAAACTACGCGAAGAATGTGGAGCTGGACGAAGGCGACACGGAGGCCGTGATAGCTGTTATCGGCGGGAGGAACGACGCTCGACAGTGGATCGAGAAGGGTGAGAAGCTCCAAGGACCCAGGAAGACGTGGATCGTCCTGCCGTTGGATGGGTCCAACGTGGACG ATCTCATACCTCTAGGATCCTACGTGGTGAGAACGCCACCCTTCAACCTGGACCTACTTCAGGACGTGTCCTCGACGGACGATTTCCTCGCAGCGGCAGGGAACACGGTGATCCACTCGTCGCACCTTCTAGGCGTCGGCAAAGCTGTGTTCGAGTTGGCGCAGGTCCTCCAGGACCTCCAGAGGCGGAACTGTCCTCGCAGAACGGAGACCACCTGCCTCCTGCCGCGGTTCAATCCTCACACAGCTCCAGAGACCCGCAACTCCGACGTGTACAACGCTCTTCGTATACTGCCGAGGCTCCACTCCATCAAGTACATCGTGGCGATGAGGACTCAGCAGGAATTGATCGACATGGCCACCTACAGGGTGGAGCCGGCGAATCTCAAGTTTAGGGTCACGCCAGAGTCCAGGGTGCCCAAAATGCCCAAGCTCTGCTTGAAGAAGTACGCCAGGAACTGCGAGGACTGCCTGAACTTCAAGAAGAGGTTCGGTGCACGCGGTGTGATCACAG ATACACTCGACAGGGGTTTATTAAAGTCGGGCAACTGGATACCAATTTTCCTGACGGTGGTGGTGTGCGGCACATTCGCCTGCGGCGTGATTGCCGTCTTCATTATCTACCGCTTCATCGCGGAGGACGTCCTCGATGGGAATCCAGCGCTAACGATCGTCCTGATACTGGCGAACATTTTCACGCTGCTGACGGTCCTTCCGTTCTGCATCAACGACTACTACGTAGGAGCAGAGGCACTCAACTCCAGAAAGATCCTGGTGACGACCCTAGCCTTCGGAATCGACTTCTCCGTGATGCTATCCAGGGCCTTCTTCTTGGTGTTCTCCAAGGGTGGAGTGTTCACTGCTCACATCAACGGATACCTGCAAGGCTTGATGGTGTTTTTCATGTTTGGCGTGCAGTTCGCCATATCGATCATGTTCTTTGTCCTCAGCGACGAAGACTCCGCCGTCGTCGCGAGGAGCCTTCTCTTCATTGCTCTGCTGG GTTACGACATATTTCTACTGGTGACGTTGTTCGTGGTGTGCTTTTTTATCGCCCGATTGCCGCGCAATTATCGCGAAGGGAAGTGTTTCTTCGGGACCTCCATCGGTCTGCTGATCACCTGGGCCATCTGGCTGACCTGTTTCATCTTGGTGGAACCAGAGTGCCGGGACATGGTGGTCTCCTTCGGCATCGTCGCCACGGCGTACTTGATCATCATCGGGGTCCTCGTACCGAGGACTTATTACATGGTCACCCACCTGGCCAGGGGGAAGGAGTATGGCCAAAGATTTGGATCGACCGATTTGGGCCACGATCCAAGGATCAACTCGATCATGAGACAG ACACGTCCGTTTTACGATTACGTGCACCCAGCTGGAGGAAGCGTGACGAACCTGCAGGTCGCGCCCGCGTACCCGAATTACTATGGCAGCTCCAGCCCGAACCAGAAGTACCTGACCCACTCGAGGAGCCCCGACTCGAGGAGGATCCCCGGGTACAACAACTACGGATTCCACACGGAGATGCGAGAA AACGAGCCCTGGGGAAAGGAGCAGCGTGAATTCCGCGTACGCCCGCCCCAAGTGCCacaggaagaagaaaacgaagaacgAGAAAGACTTCGTCGAGACAGACGTCTACGTCGAGAGTAA